One window of Dyadobacter sandarakinus genomic DNA carries:
- a CDS encoding type II toxin-antitoxin system RelE/ParE family toxin, which translates to MAFKVKWTAIAKENYREALSYIYDEWGGQVAERFTEELEAKIEVLVKFPYLGRQHSSLPAVRQLVVRKKQVLFYTVVDADIIILNLLNTSRKR; encoded by the coding sequence GTGGCTTTCAAAGTAAAATGGACTGCCATAGCAAAGGAAAATTACAGGGAGGCATTATCATACATTTACGATGAATGGGGCGGGCAGGTAGCAGAACGTTTTACAGAAGAACTTGAAGCTAAAATAGAGGTGCTCGTTAAATTTCCATATCTGGGAAGGCAACATTCCTCACTTCCGGCTGTAAGGCAGCTGGTAGTGAGGAAAAAACAAGTGCTGTTTTATACTGTGGTAGATGCCGACATCATCATTTTGAACCTGCTTAATACCAGTCGGAAAAGATAA
- a CDS encoding capsule assembly Wzi family protein, protein MLVALSSVHAQSSFVPFNDDYYHLIDRLEIKRGKLTEGFHSNVKPFERKAIVALTDSILKEGTVNLTSRDWETIDYLREDSWEWTSNMVSTDSAQYNRLARLGWFKDPPAGRRRKFFGHAADLYSIHNKDFDLHFNFVTTNFIGQDDSSGTASNLWFTSRGVEIRGMINEKLGFYTYVTDSQGRFPGYVNNFKETYSFPGEGLAKNTRNQGVDFLTARGYITFRPMKAINVRFGHDYNVFGSGYRSLILSNNSSPYLFLRADTQLGRFHYTNLWTSMINSADNAWREGLRGKKFAAIHHLSVNITDKLNLGIFEAEVFNRDSVGGGYDLNYLNPIIFYRYVESYIGSQDNALLGFDMRWLPVRNVAVYGQFMLDEFLSKDLFNGSKSWRNKYSAQIGAKYVDAFGIPNLDLQAEYNMVRPYTYSHKDSGRNYEHYGQALAHPLGANFREYLGIVRYKFSSRFSFYGTIMMADQGKDPFNSNLNFGGDISKSYETRNIGRDGEINQKTGQGTKASTAFYDLRLSYSLAHNLFLDARYLNRKVTSPDVKLATQSNIFSFAIRYNMAFRQQTY, encoded by the coding sequence TTGCTGGTTGCTTTGTCGTCCGTACATGCGCAAAGCTCATTTGTCCCCTTCAACGACGACTATTATCACCTGATCGACAGGCTCGAAATAAAGCGCGGGAAACTTACCGAAGGATTTCATTCCAATGTCAAACCTTTTGAGAGAAAGGCCATTGTTGCTTTGACAGACTCTATCCTTAAAGAAGGGACAGTGAACCTGACGAGCCGCGACTGGGAAACCATTGATTACCTCCGGGAAGACAGCTGGGAATGGACGAGCAATATGGTTTCGACCGACTCGGCACAATATAACAGGCTTGCGAGGCTCGGCTGGTTTAAGGATCCGCCTGCGGGCAGGCGCAGGAAGTTCTTCGGACATGCGGCGGACCTGTACAGCATTCACAACAAAGACTTTGATCTTCACTTCAACTTTGTCACAACCAATTTCATCGGACAGGACGACAGTTCCGGTACCGCCTCAAACCTGTGGTTTACCAGCCGTGGCGTCGAAATCCGTGGAATGATCAATGAAAAACTGGGTTTTTATACCTATGTAACAGATAGTCAGGGACGTTTTCCAGGTTATGTCAATAATTTTAAAGAAACATACAGCTTTCCCGGAGAAGGTCTCGCCAAGAACACCCGGAATCAAGGCGTAGACTTTCTTACTGCCAGAGGCTACATTACTTTCCGGCCTATGAAAGCCATCAATGTTCGCTTCGGGCACGATTACAATGTTTTCGGCAGCGGGTATCGCTCGCTGATTTTGTCTAACAATAGCAGTCCGTACCTTTTCTTGAGGGCTGACACCCAGCTAGGCCGCTTCCACTACACCAACCTTTGGACCAGCATGATCAATTCTGCTGATAATGCATGGCGGGAAGGTTTACGGGGGAAAAAGTTTGCAGCCATCCACCATTTGAGCGTCAATATCACGGACAAGCTTAACCTGGGTATTTTCGAAGCCGAAGTTTTTAACCGGGACTCAGTAGGCGGCGGCTACGATCTGAATTATCTGAACCCTATTATTTTTTACAGATACGTAGAATCCTATATCGGCAGTCAGGACAATGCATTGCTGGGTTTTGACATGCGCTGGCTGCCGGTCCGGAATGTTGCTGTGTATGGCCAGTTTATGCTCGACGAATTTCTGTCCAAAGATCTTTTTAACGGAAGCAAGTCGTGGCGAAACAAGTACAGCGCGCAGATAGGAGCCAAATATGTGGATGCATTTGGCATTCCAAATCTGGATTTGCAGGCGGAATACAATATGGTCAGGCCATATACCTACTCGCATAAGGACAGTGGCCGGAATTATGAGCATTACGGGCAGGCGCTGGCGCATCCACTGGGTGCCAATTTTCGTGAATACCTGGGAATTGTGCGTTACAAATTTTCGTCCCGCTTCTCTTTTTACGGAACGATCATGATGGCTGACCAGGGTAAAGATCCCTTCAACTCCAACCTGAACTTTGGAGGGGATATTTCAAAAAGCTATGAAACGCGCAACATTGGGCGGGATGGCGAGATCAACCAGAAAACCGGACAGGGTACCAAAGCCTCCACGGCCTTTTACGACCTGCGGCTCTCCTATTCACTGGCACATAATTTGTTCCTCGATGCCCGCTACCTGAACAGGAAGGTCACTTCTCCCGATGTGAAACTCGCAACCCAGTCGAATATTTTTTCTTTTGCAATCCGGTACAATATGGCCTTCCGGCAGCAGACGTACTGA
- the nadC gene encoding carboxylating nicotinate-nucleotide diphosphorylase: METDPHDLHDLIRLALQEDIGDGDHSSLSAVPENATKRARLLVKQDGILAGVQVARTIFEETAAFYDDPPLKIDLLLSDGTPVKTGDVVLTVEGSARLILKSERLVLNIMQRMSGIATYTRQMVNLISDLPVKLLDTRKTTPNFRVFEKMAVKIGGAVNHRMGLYDMIMLKDNHVDYAGGIAQAISSARAYLQTTGKPLKIEIETRNLGEVDQVLAIGNVDIIMLDNFSLDDMREAVRRINGRYETEASGNITEKTLRAVAETGVSGISSGALTHQARSLDLSLKAF, from the coding sequence ATGGAAACCGATCCGCATGACCTTCATGACCTCATTCGCCTTGCCTTGCAGGAAGATATAGGCGATGGCGACCATTCTTCACTGTCGGCGGTGCCCGAAAATGCCACCAAACGTGCGCGGCTCCTTGTCAAGCAGGACGGGATACTGGCCGGCGTGCAGGTAGCACGGACGATCTTCGAAGAAACCGCCGCGTTTTACGATGATCCCCCTTTGAAAATCGATTTGTTACTTTCTGACGGTACGCCCGTCAAAACTGGTGACGTGGTACTTACCGTGGAAGGAAGCGCAAGGCTGATCCTGAAATCGGAGCGGCTTGTACTGAACATTATGCAGCGTATGAGCGGCATTGCAACTTATACAAGGCAAATGGTCAACCTGATCAGCGACTTGCCCGTAAAGCTGCTCGATACCCGGAAAACAACACCGAATTTCAGGGTGTTTGAAAAAATGGCGGTAAAAATCGGGGGAGCTGTGAACCATCGCATGGGGCTGTATGATATGATCATGCTCAAAGACAACCATGTGGATTACGCAGGGGGCATTGCCCAGGCGATCAGCAGCGCACGGGCGTACCTGCAGACAACAGGCAAGCCGCTGAAAATTGAGATTGAAACGCGGAACCTGGGCGAGGTGGACCAGGTACTCGCCATAGGGAATGTGGACATCATTATGCTGGACAACTTCTCGCTGGACGACATGCGCGAAGCGGTACGCAGGATCAATGGACGATACGAAACCGAAGCGTCAGGGAATATTACTGAGAAAACATTGCGGGCCGTGGCCGAGACCGGCGTGTCAGGCATTTCCAGCGGGGCACTTACCCACCAGGCGCGCAGCCTGGACCTGAGTCTGAAAGCCTTTTAA
- the recF gene encoding DNA replication/repair protein RecF (All proteins in this family for which functions are known are DNA-binding proteins that assist the filamentation of RecA onto DNA for the initiation of recombination or recombinational repair.) codes for MWLEKLHLTYFKSYEEKALNFGKHVNCLVGENGSGKTNLLDAIYFLTLTKSAFHNQDALGIRHSNDFFVIDGVFNEEGRHTQVTCSLQRGQRKIFMADKKPYERLSDHIGLFPLVLIEPNDTDIIREGSEERRRFFDGVLAQAVSGYLTDLLHYNKILNQRNGLLKHFAERNYLDEDLLETYNDPLIILSLRIHAHRTAFMGRFLPLFQKFYRFLSNGREDVEVIYESEVASESFPADFRKNRSRDLHAQRTGKGVHKDEFIFEIDGVTLRKFGSQGQQKSFLIALKLAQFELLKEETEKTPMLLLDDIFDKLDDRRIQKLIELIDTGFLGQVFITDARPERSRKILEHVKADVRFFDIEKKIG; via the coding sequence ATGTGGCTAGAAAAGCTCCATCTCACATACTTTAAAAGCTATGAAGAGAAAGCCCTCAATTTCGGAAAACATGTGAACTGCCTGGTCGGTGAAAACGGCAGTGGCAAGACCAACCTGCTCGACGCAATTTACTTCCTGACACTTACAAAAAGTGCTTTTCACAACCAGGATGCGCTCGGTATCCGGCATTCCAATGACTTTTTTGTCATCGACGGGGTATTTAACGAAGAGGGGCGGCATACGCAGGTGACTTGCAGCCTGCAGCGCGGGCAGCGCAAGATCTTCATGGCCGACAAAAAGCCCTACGAGCGCCTGAGTGACCATATCGGCTTGTTTCCGCTCGTCCTGATCGAGCCCAATGATACGGATATTATCCGCGAAGGCAGCGAGGAACGCAGGCGGTTTTTTGATGGGGTGCTTGCCCAGGCTGTTTCGGGCTACCTGACTGATTTACTTCATTATAACAAGATACTCAACCAGCGGAATGGTCTTCTTAAACATTTTGCTGAGCGCAACTACCTGGACGAAGACCTGCTCGAAACCTACAATGATCCGCTGATCATTTTATCCCTTCGCATCCATGCCCACCGGACTGCCTTTATGGGCCGGTTTTTGCCTTTATTTCAAAAATTTTACCGCTTTCTGAGTAATGGGCGGGAAGATGTGGAGGTAATTTATGAGAGTGAGGTAGCATCTGAAAGTTTCCCCGCCGACTTTCGTAAAAACCGCAGTCGTGACCTCCATGCGCAGCGTACCGGAAAAGGCGTGCACAAGGATGAATTTATTTTTGAGATTGATGGGGTGACCCTCAGAAAATTCGGGTCGCAGGGGCAGCAGAAGTCCTTTTTGATTGCTTTAAAACTGGCACAGTTTGAACTGCTGAAAGAGGAAACTGAAAAAACGCCTATGCTTTTGCTGGATGATATTTTTGACAAGCTTGACGACCGGCGCATTCAGAAGCTGATCGAGCTCATTGATACCGGATTTTTAGGACAGGTTTTTATCACAGACGCCCGCCCCGAGCGCTCCCGTAAAATCCTGGAACACGTCAAGGCGGACGTTCGTTTTTTTGATATTGAAAAAAAGATAGGCTGA
- the upp gene encoding uracil phosphoribosyltransferase — translation MFLLSQKPSIADHYIAELRDVNIQKDRLRFRRNMERIGELLAYELSKTLTYRTEQTETPLGQATSRQLLQPVVLATILRAGLPLHEGFLNMFDKADNAFIGAYRGHHINDEDEFEVEMDYITSPDLTGKILILIDPMLATGRSLEKVYHALLRFGIPAQTHIAAVIASPEGVAFLQKRIPQCRLWLGSVDTRLNEQYYIVPGIGDAGDLAFGEK, via the coding sequence ATGTTTTTACTGTCGCAGAAACCCTCCATTGCAGACCATTATATTGCCGAGCTGAGGGACGTAAATATCCAGAAAGACAGGCTAAGGTTCAGGCGGAATATGGAGCGGATCGGGGAACTGCTGGCTTATGAGCTTTCAAAAACGCTCACCTACCGTACAGAACAAACAGAAACACCCCTCGGCCAGGCAACTTCCCGCCAGCTCCTGCAGCCTGTTGTACTGGCAACCATCCTGCGCGCGGGCCTTCCATTGCACGAAGGATTTCTGAATATGTTCGACAAGGCTGACAATGCTTTTATAGGCGCATACCGCGGGCACCACATCAATGATGAGGATGAGTTTGAGGTAGAAATGGATTACATCACCAGCCCGGACCTCACCGGCAAGATCCTGATCCTCATCGACCCTATGCTGGCCACCGGACGTTCTCTCGAAAAAGTCTACCATGCATTGCTGCGCTTCGGCATTCCCGCCCAAACGCATATTGCCGCAGTGATCGCCAGTCCGGAGGGAGTTGCATTTTTACAGAAAAGAATACCGCAATGCCGCCTGTGGCTCGGGTCTGTGGATACCCGCCTGAATGAGCAGTACTACATTGTGCCGGGTATCGGGGATGCGGGTGATCTTGCATTTGGTGAAAAGTAG
- a CDS encoding mannose-1-phosphate guanylyltransferase — protein sequence MQDTYVIIMAGGVGTRFWPFSRTDFPKQFHDVLGTGKTLLQQTVERFEGVCPIENIYIVTSAEYKDLVKQQVPALADEQILLEPHRRNTAPCIAYACYKIASRNPDANVVVAPADHIILKEDVFRDTIKVALGATRNEDILITLGIQPTRPDTGYGYIQYIPDKLTVKKVKSFTEKPELSLAIQFLESGDFVWNAGIFVWNIHAFKKALGLFQPDIAEIFQEGDGHYYLHTEEQFVQRAYQHCGSISIDNGIMEKADNVHVVLSNFGWSDLGTWKSLYEVSEKDEHQNVTDGNLLLYNTTNSIIKTPKDKLVVVNGLDGFIVAEYDGVLMICKKEDEQKVKEFVAEAKEVNLKYV from the coding sequence ATGCAGGATACATACGTGATTATCATGGCCGGGGGTGTAGGAACACGATTTTGGCCATTCAGCAGGACCGACTTTCCAAAGCAGTTTCATGACGTGCTGGGTACCGGCAAAACCCTTTTGCAGCAAACTGTGGAAAGGTTCGAAGGCGTTTGCCCCATTGAAAATATTTACATTGTTACCAGTGCAGAGTACAAAGACCTGGTGAAACAGCAGGTACCTGCACTCGCCGACGAGCAGATCCTTCTGGAACCGCACCGCCGGAATACGGCTCCCTGCATTGCATATGCCTGCTACAAAATCGCTTCCCGGAATCCGGATGCCAATGTAGTGGTGGCGCCCGCCGATCATATTATTCTTAAAGAGGACGTTTTCAGGGATACGATCAAGGTGGCGCTGGGTGCTACCCGCAACGAAGACATCCTGATTACGCTCGGCATTCAGCCAACCAGGCCCGATACCGGCTATGGTTATATCCAGTACATTCCGGATAAGCTGACAGTCAAAAAAGTAAAATCATTTACTGAAAAACCAGAACTCTCGCTGGCCATACAGTTTCTTGAAAGTGGCGATTTCGTTTGGAATGCGGGGATTTTTGTATGGAACATTCATGCATTTAAAAAAGCACTGGGTTTATTCCAGCCGGATATCGCCGAGATTTTCCAGGAAGGTGACGGACATTATTACCTGCATACCGAAGAGCAGTTTGTGCAGCGCGCGTACCAGCATTGCGGCAGCATTTCCATTGACAATGGTATTATGGAAAAAGCCGATAACGTACACGTTGTGCTGAGTAACTTCGGATGGTCAGACCTCGGTACCTGGAAGTCGCTGTACGAGGTTTCGGAAAAAGATGAGCATCAGAATGTCACAGACGGCAACTTGCTGCTGTACAATACTACCAACTCAATCATCAAAACTCCCAAAGACAAGCTCGTGGTTGTCAATGGGCTCGACGGCTTCATTGTCGCAGAGTACGACGGGGTATTGATGATTTGCAAGAAAGAAGATGAACAAAAAGTAAAAGAGTTCGTTGCAGAGGCTAAAGAGGTGAATTTGAAATACGTTTAG
- the pdhA gene encoding pyruvate dehydrogenase (acetyl-transferring) E1 component subunit alpha: protein MATVTEKKENSAPNPLQHDKERYLFWFENMLLQRRFEEKAGQLYGQQKIRGFCHLYIGQEACSSGAVTALKEGDKYITAYRDHGIPLALGTSPNAIMAELYGKKTGTTKGKGGSMHIFDKEKGFVGGHGIVGGQIPLGAGIAFAEKYNKTDNLCICYFGDGAIRQGSFHETLNMAMSWKLPVIFVVENNGYAMGTSVARTSNVTDLYTLGEAYDIPSEPVDGMSVEAIHEAVSRAAERARKGEGPTFLEFRTYRYRGHSMSDPQKYRSKEEVEEYKHRDPIEQVRAVILDNKLATEEELDSIDKKIKDIVAQSVQFAEESEFPDPKEAYTDVYAESDYPFVMD, encoded by the coding sequence ATGGCTACCGTTACTGAAAAAAAGGAAAATTCCGCACCCAATCCATTGCAGCACGATAAGGAACGCTATCTGTTCTGGTTCGAGAACATGCTGCTGCAAAGGCGTTTTGAGGAAAAAGCAGGCCAGCTTTATGGTCAGCAGAAAATCCGGGGATTCTGCCACCTGTACATTGGCCAGGAGGCGTGTTCATCGGGTGCTGTAACTGCCCTGAAAGAGGGTGACAAGTATATTACCGCTTACCGGGACCACGGCATTCCCCTGGCACTGGGTACTTCTCCCAATGCGATCATGGCGGAGCTCTATGGCAAAAAGACGGGTACCACCAAGGGGAAAGGCGGTTCGATGCACATTTTTGATAAAGAAAAAGGATTTGTGGGCGGCCACGGTATCGTAGGCGGCCAGATTCCACTGGGAGCTGGTATTGCTTTCGCTGAGAAATACAACAAAACCGACAACCTGTGTATCTGCTACTTCGGTGACGGTGCGATCCGTCAGGGATCGTTCCACGAAACACTGAACATGGCCATGAGCTGGAAGCTGCCGGTTATTTTCGTGGTTGAGAACAACGGTTATGCCATGGGTACTTCGGTAGCCCGTACTTCCAATGTGACGGACCTTTACACTTTGGGTGAGGCTTATGATATTCCTTCCGAGCCGGTTGACGGCATGAGCGTGGAAGCCATTCACGAAGCAGTATCCCGTGCAGCGGAGCGCGCCCGGAAAGGCGAGGGACCTACTTTCCTCGAATTCAGAACGTACCGGTATCGCGGACATTCCATGTCTGATCCTCAGAAGTACCGCTCCAAAGAAGAAGTAGAAGAATACAAGCACCGCGACCCGATTGAACAAGTTCGTGCGGTGATTCTTGATAATAAGCTTGCGACTGAGGAGGAACTTGATAGTATTGACAAAAAAATAAAGGATATTGTGGCTCAGTCAGTGCAGTTTGCTGAAGAGTCGGAATTTCCGGATCCAAAAGAAGCCTACACCGACGTTTATGCGGAGAGCGACTATCCTTTTGTAATGGATTAA